One Thermodesulfobacteriota bacterium genomic region harbors:
- a CDS encoding NADH-quinone oxidoreductase subunit N: MEVRFPVEELLLVMPEIIICGFGLLTLLLEAFTRQKSRSFLGILTLVGAVLALIFLLKISGLWCDIFFGLYTVDSLGSFTKGLSLVVLILITIISLGYLEREQAISGEYYSLLLFATLGMMIMVSSNNLLTIFIGLEVMSISVYILCGLFRENAKSAEASLKYFLLGAFSSAFFVYGVALLYGSTGSLDIAGYADFVSKGNYSTVLMLGVALLIVGFAFKIALVPFHMWTPDVYEGAPTSITAFMAAGVKSAAFVTFLRVFYKAFLPLIEEWGDILWLIAAFTMSYANITALVQDNVKRMLAYSSIAHAGYVLIAFVTGQKTLSSSIVYYLMAYTFMNIGAFACVILLGRKGEENLDINSYAGLSGRHPFVALCLTIFLLSLTGIPPLAGFMAKFYVFSAAIKAGYVWLAIIGVLNSVVAAYYYLRVIMYMYFKEPVKDIGEIDLSSPYILVSLICIFFLIYMGIFPRMFMIMAQKAVSTLI, from the coding sequence ATGGAAGTGAGATTTCCAGTGGAAGAGCTATTACTTGTGATGCCTGAAATAATAATTTGTGGCTTTGGCCTTCTTACGCTTCTTCTCGAAGCCTTCACAAGACAAAAGTCGAGATCCTTTCTTGGGATCTTGACGCTTGTTGGGGCGGTATTGGCCCTCATATTTTTACTCAAAATTTCTGGCCTTTGGTGCGATATCTTTTTCGGGCTATACACAGTGGATAGCCTTGGAAGCTTCACAAAAGGTCTCTCACTTGTAGTACTCATCCTCATTACCATCATTTCTCTGGGGTATCTTGAAAGAGAGCAGGCCATATCAGGCGAATACTACTCGCTTCTTCTTTTTGCGACTCTGGGCATGATGATAATGGTATCATCTAATAATCTTCTTACGATTTTTATTGGACTTGAGGTTATGTCTATTTCGGTATACATCCTTTGTGGACTTTTTAGGGAAAATGCAAAATCGGCTGAGGCATCCCTTAAATACTTCCTTCTAGGTGCCTTTTCGAGTGCCTTTTTTGTTTATGGAGTTGCTCTTCTTTACGGAAGTACAGGCTCTCTAGATATTGCGGGATACGCTGATTTTGTCTCGAAGGGGAACTATTCAACGGTCTTAATGCTCGGGGTTGCTCTTTTGATCGTCGGGTTTGCGTTTAAGATCGCCCTTGTGCCATTTCATATGTGGACACCCGACGTATACGAGGGTGCTCCCACCTCGATAACCGCGTTTATGGCGGCGGGGGTCAAAAGTGCGGCTTTTGTCACCTTCCTTAGGGTTTTTTATAAGGCCTTCCTTCCGCTCATAGAGGAATGGGGTGACATTTTGTGGCTTATTGCGGCTTTTACCATGAGCTACGCGAATATTACGGCATTGGTCCAGGACAACGTAAAACGGATGCTTGCGTATTCCAGTATAGCCCACGCAGGGTACGTCCTCATCGCTTTCGTTACGGGGCAGAAGACTTTGTCCTCTAGTATCGTTTACTATCTTATGGCGTATACATTCATGAACATAGGGGCATTCGCCTGCGTGATCCTACTTGGTAGGAAAGGAGAGGAGAATCTGGACATAAATAGCTACGCTGGTCTTTCGGGAAGACACCCCTTTGTCGCTCTTTGTCTTACCATATTCCTTCTTTCTCTCACTGGCATTCCGCCACTTGCCGGGTTTATGGCAAAATTCTACGTGTTTTCAGCTGCTATTAAAGCTGGGTACGTGTGGCTCGCAATAATAGGTGTTCTAAATAGCGTGGTTGCCGCTTACTACTATTTACGGGTCATCATGTACATGTACTTTAAGGAACCTGTAAAAGACATAGGCGAGATCGATTTGTCCTCGCCTTATATCCTTGTATCCCTCATATGCATCTTTTTCCTGATCTATATGGGAATCTTTCCGAGAATGTTTATGATTATGGCCCAAAAGGCTGTCTCAACTCTAATTTGA
- the fni gene encoding type 2 isopentenyl-diphosphate Delta-isomerase: MTKDTSERKSEHVEIALKEDVEFRHSVWEDIEILHECLPELDLREVDPSVSFLKWHFKYPFIISALTGGWSGAEEINRVLALVAKHFSIGLETGSLRPLLESDEYEKTYRIPKLISPDVPLFLNIGAVQVTTENPARIKRIVEKMEADALVVHLNFLQEAVMIEGEPFAKGCFSAIERLISVLPVPVIVKETGSGISKETAAKLKSIGVSAIDVGGKGGTSMALIEKKRAELRNNKTYQRLCQTFAFWGIPTPISIIEVKDLGIPIIGSGGIRTGLDAAKAIALGADLVGMARPLLLSAVNGVEQTIEFLENFFLELKVAMFLTGSKTCADLKEKKLIITGRTREWLLKVKI, encoded by the coding sequence GTGACAAAAGATACGTCAGAAAGGAAGTCAGAACACGTAGAGATAGCTCTAAAAGAAGATGTGGAATTTAGACATTCTGTTTGGGAGGATATAGAGATCTTACATGAATGCCTTCCTGAATTAGATTTGAGAGAGGTTGATCCTTCAGTATCGTTCCTCAAATGGCACTTTAAATACCCTTTTATAATTTCGGCACTCACAGGAGGCTGGAGCGGAGCTGAAGAAATAAACAGAGTCTTAGCTCTCGTGGCAAAACACTTCTCCATAGGACTCGAAACGGGAAGTTTAAGACCGCTTCTCGAGTCAGACGAGTACGAGAAAACATACAGAATCCCGAAGCTTATATCACCTGACGTACCTTTATTTCTCAACATCGGTGCAGTTCAGGTAACGACTGAAAATCCAGCGAGAATAAAAAGGATCGTGGAAAAGATGGAGGCGGATGCCCTTGTCGTCCATCTCAACTTCCTACAGGAAGCAGTTATGATAGAAGGAGAGCCCTTCGCTAAAGGCTGCTTTTCTGCTATTGAAAGACTTATCAGTGTTCTTCCTGTCCCAGTAATCGTAAAGGAAACGGGTTCGGGAATCTCTAAAGAAACGGCTGCTAAACTTAAAAGTATAGGTGTTTCGGCGATAGACGTTGGGGGTAAGGGTGGCACAAGTATGGCTTTAATAGAAAAAAAGAGGGCCGAACTTAGAAACAATAAAACGTATCAAAGACTCTGCCAAACTTTCGCCTTCTGGGGAATCCCAACGCCCATCTCCATAATTGAAGTGAAAGATTTAGGCATTCCAATAATAGGCAGTGGAGGCATAAGAACAGGGCTTGATGCAGCAAAAGCCATAGCACTTGGGGCCGATTTGGTGGGGATGGCAAGACCTCTTCTACTATCTGCCGTAAATGGTGTGGAGCAAACTATCGAATTTCTAGAAAATTTTTTTCTTGAGCTAAAAGTGGCCATGTTTCTTACCGGTTCAAAGACGTGCGCTGATTTAAAAGAAAAAAAACTCATAATCACTGGAAGGACAAGGGAATGGCTGTTAAAAGTTAAAATTTAA
- a CDS encoding acetoacetate--CoA ligase, with protein sequence MAHILWEPTEERKKNANITKFIEYVNRKYGKNFKTYDELYGWSIESVADFWGSVWEFCGVKASKKYSSVVIDPQSFDKAKWFVGAELNFAENLLRWRDDQIAFTYVKEGLTGKRTTTYKDLYKEVAKLANAYKEEGIERKDRIVAYIPNVIEAAVGMLAASTVGAIWASCGPELGPDAVIDRFKELEPKILITADAYIYKGQAYDLLKNVEIIAKNIPSLKKVVIVRYLERSPNIGSIYNAILYDEFVEGKAEETDFEQLPSDHPHIILFSSGVTGKPKCIVHSLSGSLIAHLKTHILHFDIKRDDKVLFLSSPTWMVWNLKISSLATGCNIVLYDGNPFYPDFDVIFRLIMEEKITCLGCGAAFILSLMRSGVRPKSRYDLSSLKTIFQTAAPLPQEGFEYVYSSIKEDVCLLSGLGGTDVQCGIIEGSPIQPVYKGEMPSGALGFAVKVYDEKGRPVLDEPGELVVEKPFPSTPLYFWGDDTKKKYKETYFSLFPNVWRHGDFAVQKSETGTFIGLGRSDFVLKPKGVRIGPAEIYNVVERIEEIEDSLVVGQSFKGDQRIILFVKLKRGYELTDELKAKIKNELKLRASARHVPEMILEVPEIPYTVNMKKVESVVHNIVNGRPITNRQTLINPDCLEYYEKLYLEKLKE encoded by the coding sequence ATGGCCCATATACTTTGGGAACCCACAGAGGAGAGAAAAAAGAATGCCAATATCACTAAATTTATAGAGTACGTTAATAGAAAGTACGGAAAAAACTTTAAAACATACGATGAGCTTTATGGGTGGTCGATTGAAAGTGTTGCAGATTTTTGGGGATCGGTTTGGGAATTCTGCGGGGTAAAAGCTTCAAAAAAATACTCATCTGTAGTTATAGATCCTCAAAGCTTTGATAAAGCCAAATGGTTCGTTGGAGCCGAGCTAAATTTTGCAGAAAATCTTTTGAGATGGAGAGATGATCAGATAGCATTCACGTACGTTAAAGAGGGCCTAACGGGTAAGCGAACCACAACCTATAAGGATCTTTACAAGGAAGTTGCAAAACTTGCTAACGCGTATAAGGAGGAAGGAATAGAAAGGAAAGATAGGATAGTAGCTTACATACCCAATGTCATTGAAGCCGCAGTCGGCATGCTCGCAGCCTCAACGGTCGGTGCCATTTGGGCTTCCTGTGGACCAGAGCTCGGGCCAGATGCGGTGATAGATAGATTCAAAGAGTTAGAGCCTAAAATTCTGATTACTGCTGATGCGTACATCTATAAGGGTCAGGCGTACGATCTCCTAAAAAATGTGGAAATTATAGCCAAAAACATACCCTCTTTAAAAAAGGTAGTGATTGTACGGTATCTAGAAAGATCTCCCAATATAGGTAGCATCTATAACGCAATTTTATACGACGAATTCGTAGAAGGCAAAGCAGAAGAGACAGATTTTGAACAGCTTCCCTCTGATCATCCGCACATAATACTTTTCTCATCGGGTGTCACTGGAAAGCCAAAGTGCATAGTTCACAGCCTTTCTGGTTCTCTCATTGCCCATCTTAAGACCCACATTCTTCATTTTGACATAAAAAGGGACGACAAAGTCCTTTTCCTTTCCAGTCCCACATGGATGGTCTGGAACCTAAAAATAAGCTCTCTTGCTACAGGCTGTAACATCGTTCTTTACGATGGAAATCCCTTCTACCCTGACTTTGACGTTATCTTTAGGCTCATTATGGAGGAAAAGATCACCTGTCTTGGATGTGGTGCGGCATTTATCCTTTCCCTTATGCGGAGTGGAGTGAGACCAAAAAGTAGGTACGATCTTTCTAGTTTAAAGACTATATTCCAGACCGCAGCTCCTTTGCCTCAAGAAGGATTCGAGTATGTTTATAGCTCGATTAAGGAGGATGTTTGTCTATTGTCCGGCCTTGGGGGAACTGATGTTCAATGTGGGATTATAGAAGGGAGTCCAATTCAGCCGGTCTACAAAGGGGAGATGCCCTCCGGAGCTTTAGGATTCGCTGTGAAAGTTTATGATGAAAAGGGAAGACCTGTTCTTGACGAACCAGGAGAGCTTGTTGTGGAAAAACCATTCCCGTCAACACCCCTCTATTTTTGGGGAGATGACACGAAAAAGAAATACAAAGAAACTTACTTTTCCCTTTTTCCCAATGTGTGGAGACATGGTGATTTTGCGGTTCAAAAAAGCGAAACCGGAACTTTTATAGGGCTTGGAAGGTCGGATTTTGTTCTTAAACCGAAGGGGGTTAGGATTGGGCCTGCCGAAATCTACAATGTGGTTGAAAGGATAGAAGAAATAGAGGATAGTCTAGTTGTGGGGCAGTCTTTCAAGGGAGACCAAAGGATAATCCTTTTTGTAAAGCTAAAAAGAGGATACGAATTGACGGACGAATTGAAAGCAAAAATAAAAAATGAACTTAAATTGCGAGCTTCCGCAAGACATGTGCCTGAAATGATACTTGAGGTTCCTGAGATCCCCTACACTGTTAACATGAAAAAAGTAGAAAGCGTTGTCCATAACATAGTGAACGGAAGACCCATTACTAATAGACAGACCCTCATAAATCCGGATTGCCTAGAGTACTACGAAAAACTCTATTTGGAAAAGCTAAAAGAGTAA
- a CDS encoding NAD(P)H-dependent oxidoreductase, with protein MQVLILYYSRTGNTKRLAQEIAAGVSEVEGVNPVLRSTKEVTQDDFLNSYGIIAGSPVYFGTMAAELKEVFDRFVGLRKRMENKIGAAFATSGDPTGGKETTLMSILQALLIYGMIVVGDPLDATGHYGIACVGKPDEETLKNARKLGRRVATLVKALRQVPLA; from the coding sequence ATGCAAGTTTTGATACTTTACTATTCAAGGACCGGAAATACAAAGAGGCTCGCCCAAGAGATCGCTGCAGGGGTAAGTGAAGTGGAAGGCGTAAATCCTGTGCTTAGGTCAACAAAGGAGGTTACTCAGGATGATTTCTTAAATTCGTATGGGATTATCGCTGGCTCTCCCGTTTATTTCGGGACCATGGCTGCGGAGCTCAAAGAGGTGTTTGACAGATTTGTTGGTCTCCGAAAGAGAATGGAAAACAAAATCGGTGCCGCATTTGCTACATCTGGAGATCCAACCGGAGGAAAGGAGACTACCCTCATGTCTATCCTTCAGGCCCTTCTGATATACGGTATGATAGTTGTTGGTGACCCCCTAGATGCGACAGGACACTACGGCATTGCCTGCGTGGGAAAACCGGACGAAGAAACACTAAAAAACGCAAGAAAACTTGGAAGAAGGGTGGCTACCCTCGTAAAGGCCCTAAGACAAGTGCCTTTGGCGTGA
- a CDS encoding carboxylesterase family protein, producing MDVIVETKRGRLKGQKLGDLYVFKGVPYAEPPIGDLRWMPPKMKEPYGDIWDAIEYGSICPQPELELKGLASFKERQSEDCLYLNIYTPGLDPKKRPVMFFIHGGAFTVGSSSHPLYRKGKMALRNDIVLVTINYRLGPLGFLRLKEIGDGRINSTGNEGLMDQMCALMWVKENIEAFGGDPDNITLFGESAGGISIFCLISMAKDINLFRRIIVQSANPCAIFERERANSYARSLLKILNIEENKIDLLKDLPFHKLVKASEILRERIGELTVFSPNVDGESIKEKPLSVIKEKIREMPILIGTNANEWNFFCLTDPRLLNIDMDELYRILGKSYQKKGVKLIIDYYRQKLEREGLKPEPWRIYSQFMTDSFFLIPTLKTVDIWVEKKEPVYLYYFTWQSPYLNGILGSCHTLELGFLFGNYDERFFGSGREAKRLSQVMQDAWTSFSKDGKPFIQNLGAWSDYGHEKKVMVLGKECYLTQDPHKDTRDFYTTLLEYSIK from the coding sequence ATGGATGTTATAGTTGAGACAAAAAGAGGGAGACTAAAAGGACAAAAACTTGGTGATCTTTACGTCTTTAAAGGGGTGCCATACGCAGAACCTCCAATAGGGGATCTTCGCTGGATGCCACCAAAAATGAAAGAACCTTACGGAGACATATGGGATGCTATAGAATACGGTTCCATATGCCCTCAGCCGGAGTTGGAGCTTAAAGGACTAGCAAGTTTCAAAGAAAGACAAAGTGAAGACTGCCTATACCTCAACATTTATACACCTGGGCTTGACCCAAAAAAGAGACCGGTTATGTTTTTCATACATGGAGGCGCATTTACCGTCGGTTCTTCCTCTCACCCTTTATACAGAAAAGGAAAGATGGCATTGAGAAATGACATTGTGCTTGTAACGATAAACTACAGACTTGGTCCATTGGGATTTTTAAGACTTAAGGAGATTGGAGATGGAAGAATTAATTCCACCGGTAATGAAGGTCTTATGGATCAGATGTGTGCACTTATGTGGGTAAAAGAGAATATTGAGGCCTTTGGAGGGGATCCCGATAACATAACACTTTTTGGGGAGTCGGCGGGAGGAATATCCATTTTTTGTCTAATCTCCATGGCGAAAGACATTAACCTTTTCAGACGGATTATAGTTCAGAGCGCAAATCCCTGCGCAATCTTTGAGAGGGAAAGGGCAAATAGTTACGCGAGAAGTTTGCTCAAAATATTAAACATAGAAGAGAATAAAATCGATTTGCTAAAGGATCTTCCTTTTCACAAACTTGTCAAAGCTTCCGAAATACTTAGGGAAAGGATAGGTGAGTTGACAGTCTTTTCCCCAAATGTGGATGGGGAGTCGATTAAAGAAAAGCCCCTAAGCGTCATAAAGGAAAAGATAAGAGAAATGCCAATCCTTATCGGAACTAACGCAAACGAGTGGAATTTCTTTTGCCTTACAGATCCAAGGCTCCTAAATATAGATATGGACGAGCTTTATAGGATTTTAGGGAAGTCTTATCAAAAAAAAGGGGTCAAACTGATAATCGACTATTACCGTCAAAAGCTTGAAAGAGAAGGGTTAAAACCAGAACCTTGGCGGATCTATTCGCAGTTTATGACTGACAGTTTCTTTTTAATTCCAACCTTAAAAACGGTCGACATATGGGTCGAGAAGAAAGAACCGGTGTATCTATATTATTTTACTTGGCAATCGCCATATCTTAATGGGATATTGGGTTCATGCCATACGCTAGAGCTTGGATTTCTTTTTGGGAACTACGATGAGAGATTTTTTGGATCTGGCAGAGAGGCAAAGAGGCTTTCTCAGGTGATGCAAGACGCATGGACCTCCTTCTCAAAGGATGGAAAGCCTTTTATCCAAAATCTCGGAGCTTGGAGTGATTATGGGCATGAAAAGAAGGTTATGGTTTTAGGAAAGGAATGCTATCTAACTCAGGATCCGCACAAAGATACGAGAGATTTTTATACTACACTACTTGAGTACTCGATTAAGTGA
- a CDS encoding NADH-quinone oxidoreductase subunit M: MMDLPILSILIFLPLIGAVTLLFVPREKELAIKTTALIFSVVEFFVSLPLFFEFDETKRGMQFIEKYPWFPEWGIAYHLGIDGISLLLILLTTFLTVLCVLCSWTDIKDKIKEYYISFLFLETAMVGTLCALDLVLFYVFWELMLVPMYLLIGVWGGPRRIYAAVKFFLYTMAGSVLMLLAIFALYYLYFKEKGIFTFDLLELYTAHIPISVQYVLFAAFSISFAIKVPMFPFHTWLPDAHTEAPTAGSVILAGVLLKMGTYGFIRFAIPLFPKAAYDAIPLMSVLAIIGIIYGAIVSMMQPDLKRLIAFSSVSHLGYVMLGMFAFNMQGVEGSIYQMLNHGISTGGLFLLVGMLYERRHTRMIADFGGLSSVMPVYAVFFMIVTLSSIALPGTNGFVGEFLILLGAFKAKKIYGILGATGVILGAVYMLWMFRRVMFGVLTHEENKHLKDLSKREIFIMSCIVFFIILMGVYPKAFFKKMDVSVEEFLRFVNERNAYYSKVEQTSTLPTIITFKGEK; encoded by the coding sequence ATGATGGATTTGCCAATCCTTAGTATTCTCATTTTCTTACCGCTTATTGGGGCTGTCACACTGCTTTTTGTTCCAAGGGAAAAGGAATTGGCTATAAAAACAACTGCCCTCATTTTTTCGGTGGTGGAGTTCTTCGTTTCACTCCCCCTCTTCTTTGAGTTTGACGAAACAAAGAGAGGAATGCAGTTTATAGAAAAGTACCCTTGGTTTCCTGAATGGGGTATCGCTTACCACCTGGGGATAGACGGAATCAGTCTCCTTCTTATACTGCTTACCACGTTCCTTACCGTTCTTTGCGTACTTTGCTCATGGACTGACATAAAGGACAAGATCAAGGAGTATTACATATCTTTCCTCTTTCTAGAGACTGCGATGGTTGGAACCCTCTGTGCCCTGGACCTCGTTCTTTTTTACGTTTTTTGGGAACTCATGCTTGTGCCAATGTACCTCCTTATTGGGGTTTGGGGTGGCCCAAGGCGGATTTATGCGGCAGTTAAGTTTTTCCTATACACTATGGCAGGAAGTGTACTTATGCTTCTTGCCATTTTTGCGCTTTACTATCTTTATTTTAAAGAGAAAGGAATCTTTACATTCGATCTTCTGGAGCTTTACACAGCCCATATCCCTATTTCTGTACAATATGTCCTCTTTGCTGCATTCAGCATCTCCTTCGCTATTAAGGTTCCAATGTTTCCATTCCACACGTGGCTTCCCGATGCTCATACGGAAGCTCCCACGGCGGGTAGTGTGATACTGGCTGGCGTTCTTCTAAAAATGGGAACTTACGGATTTATCAGGTTTGCCATTCCGCTTTTTCCAAAGGCGGCCTACGATGCCATTCCGCTCATGTCTGTGCTTGCCATAATTGGCATAATTTACGGGGCAATAGTGAGCATGATGCAACCGGATCTCAAAAGGCTTATAGCATTTTCGAGCGTTAGCCACTTAGGATACGTTATGCTTGGTATGTTCGCCTTTAACATGCAGGGTGTGGAAGGAAGCATTTATCAGATGTTAAACCACGGAATCTCAACCGGTGGGCTGTTCCTCCTTGTGGGTATGCTTTATGAGAGGAGACACACGAGGATGATCGCTGACTTCGGTGGACTATCCTCAGTCATGCCGGTTTATGCTGTGTTCTTCATGATAGTAACCCTTTCTTCCATCGCCTTGCCCGGCACGAACGGATTTGTTGGGGAATTTTTAATTCTTCTTGGTGCGTTTAAAGCTAAAAAAATATACGGGATACTCGGAGCTACGGGAGTTATACTGGGCGCTGTCTACATGCTATGGATGTTTAGAAGGGTTATGTTTGGGGTGTTAACTCACGAGGAGAATAAGCATCTTAAAGATCTCTCCAAAAGAGAGATCTTCATAATGTCCTGCATAGTTTTTTTCATAATCCTTATGGGGGTGTATCCAAAGGCCTTCTTTAAAAAGATGGACGTAAGCGTTGAAGAGTTTTTAAGGTTTGTGAATGAGAGAAATGCATACTACTCGAAAGTCGAACAAACCTCCACATTACCGACGATCATAACTTTTAAGGGAGAGAAGTGA
- the hpt gene encoding hypoxanthine phosphoribosyltransferase, translating into MLVPLLRKEEIEEIVKRIASEIKRDFPGEEIVFVCLLKGSFVFVSDLIRNIDNPCIVDFIRVSSYGDSMSSSGRVTLTKDLEVDIKGKNVIVVEDIVDSGLTLKYVRDYLSSKGPKDLKICVLLDKRARRQVDIKCDYTGFVFEDGFVVGYGIDCAEKFRNLPEVYILKNEE; encoded by the coding sequence ATGCTCGTTCCGCTTTTAAGGAAGGAAGAGATCGAAGAAATAGTCAAAAGAATAGCTTCCGAAATAAAAAGAGATTTTCCCGGGGAAGAGATTGTTTTTGTCTGTTTACTTAAAGGTTCCTTTGTCTTTGTTTCCGATCTTATAAGGAACATCGATAACCCGTGTATCGTGGACTTTATAAGAGTTTCTTCGTATGGAGATAGCATGTCCTCTTCTGGAAGGGTGACTTTAACTAAGGATCTGGAAGTGGACATAAAAGGTAAAAATGTCATTGTGGTTGAAGATATTGTAGATTCCGGATTGACCCTTAAGTACGTGAGGGATTATCTTTCAAGCAAAGGGCCAAAAGACCTTAAGATCTGTGTGCTTCTCGATAAAAGGGCTCGTAGGCAGGTTGATATAAAGTGCGATTACACTGGTTTTGTATTTGAGGACGGATTCGTTGTTGGTTATGGCATAGATTGCGCAGAAAAGTTTAGAAATCTTCCTGAGGTATACATACTCAAAAACGAAGAATAG
- a CDS encoding alpha/beta hydrolase produces the protein MIHIERVGKGPKIVFIHGSGWNTKVWKNQKEYLKDLFEVILVDLPGHGNSKGEAPRSVEEYSEVLDKVLLENLIDKSYICGHSLGGAIAMYLALKRDELIKGLIVIGSGARLKVLPEILNGVLPEKEKTIRFVNSLAFSSKAEKELIEKSVSQMMECPSYVLFNDFSACHNFDVMDKVKYIKVPTLIVCGVDDMLTPVKYSQYLHKEIKNSKLVLIEGAGHMVMMEKPMELNVAIESFVKDLEKGFRG, from the coding sequence GTGATACACATCGAAAGAGTAGGTAAAGGACCGAAAATCGTTTTCATACACGGATCCGGATGGAATACAAAAGTATGGAAAAACCAAAAAGAGTATCTTAAAGACCTCTTCGAGGTTATTCTCGTTGATCTTCCAGGACACGGAAATTCTAAGGGAGAAGCTCCAAGATCTGTGGAAGAATACTCGGAAGTTTTAGATAAGGTACTTTTGGAAAACTTAATCGATAAATCATATATTTGTGGGCATTCTCTCGGAGGGGCGATAGCTATGTATTTGGCCCTAAAAAGGGATGAACTAATCAAGGGATTGATTGTAATTGGAAGCGGGGCGAGGCTTAAAGTCCTTCCAGAAATCTTAAATGGTGTATTACCCGAAAAAGAAAAGACTATTCGTTTCGTTAACTCATTAGCCTTTTCTTCCAAGGCAGAGAAAGAACTAATAGAAAAAAGCGTCTCCCAGATGATGGAGTGTCCCAGTTACGTACTTTTTAACGATTTTTCCGCGTGTCATAACTTTGATGTTATGGACAAGGTTAAATACATTAAAGTTCCCACCCTTATCGTCTGTGGAGTCGACGACATGCTTACGCCCGTTAAGTATTCTCAGTACCTCCATAAGGAGATAAAAAATTCAAAGCTTGTACTTATAGAAGGCGCGGGCCATATGGTCATGATGGAGAAACCGATGGAACTAAATGTGGCCATCGAGTCCTTTGTAAAAGATCTGGAAAAAGGTTTTAGGGGCTAG
- a CDS encoding isochorismatase family protein, which produces MIEPDDCLVVVIDMQERLVPVVAENESLIQSVVKLLKFSKLMNIPVLFTEQDKLGSTIKEVRDVYDVKPVSKIHFNSFLCPEFEAEVEKSKKRTLVIAGVESHICVLQTALHALQSFSVHVLYDAVSSRSLFHKNIAIERMRKAGCVISTTEIFMFELLKRAGTQIFKEALSLIK; this is translated from the coding sequence TTGATTGAACCCGACGATTGTCTAGTCGTTGTGATAGATATGCAGGAACGGCTCGTTCCTGTAGTCGCGGAAAACGAATCTCTTATCCAGAGTGTAGTTAAATTGCTCAAATTCTCAAAGCTTATGAATATCCCCGTCCTTTTTACAGAACAGGATAAGCTCGGCTCTACAATAAAAGAGGTGAGAGATGTTTATGATGTGAAACCTGTTAGTAAAATCCATTTCAATAGCTTTCTATGTCCGGAATTCGAGGCGGAAGTTGAAAAATCCAAAAAAAGGACCCTCGTTATAGCGGGTGTGGAGTCACATATTTGTGTTTTGCAAACGGCCCTACATGCCCTCCAAAGCTTTTCAGTCCATGTCCTTTACGATGCAGTCTCATCTAGAAGCCTTTTCCATAAAAACATAGCCATAGAGAGAATGAGGAAAGCAGGATGTGTAATTTCAACGACTGAAATATTCATGTTTGAACTATTAAAGAGGGCAGGAACTCAGATCTTTAAAGAGGCCTTATCCCTTATTAAATGA
- a CDS encoding MBL fold metallo-hydrolase, with protein sequence MRLKWYGHAAFKITTEKGVKIIIDPYQSGAYGGALSYGRIEDEADIVLTSHDHDDHGYVKDIKGKFELVKDEGEREIKSVRIKAIPTFHDPSSGRERGKNLMFLIDADDVRILHVGDLGHTLDDKKLEEIGRVDVLLIPVGGYYTIDAKEATQVMESIKPKITIPMHFKTDKCGFPISEVIAFTQGKKNVKFLESDEIEITSKTLPQTPEIYVLKHAL encoded by the coding sequence ATGAGACTGAAATGGTACGGACACGCCGCTTTTAAGATCACCACTGAAAAAGGGGTGAAGATCATAATAGATCCTTACCAGTCAGGAGCTTACGGAGGCGCTCTTTCGTACGGTCGGATAGAGGATGAGGCGGACATCGTTCTTACAAGCCATGACCATGATGATCACGGCTACGTTAAGGACATAAAAGGTAAGTTTGAATTGGTAAAAGATGAAGGGGAGAGAGAGATAAAAAGTGTAAGAATAAAGGCAATCCCCACCTTTCACGATCCCTCATCAGGTCGGGAAAGAGGGAAAAATTTAATGTTTTTAATTGATGCTGACGATGTTAGAATCTTACACGTCGGAGATTTAGGTCACACTCTCGACGATAAAAAGCTTGAAGAGATAGGAAGGGTTGATGTGTTACTCATTCCAGTTGGCGGTTACTACACCATAGATGCCAAAGAGGCGACGCAGGTCATGGAGTCTATAAAACCGAAAATTACTATTCCAATGCACTTCAAAACTGATAAATGTGGTTTTCCTATATCTGAAGTCATCGCTTTCACTCAGGGAAAAAAGAATGTGAAGTTCCTAGAATCGGACGAGATAGAGATCACATCAAAGACGCTCCCTCAGACTCCAGAAATATATGTGCTGAAGCACGCCCTCTGA